A section of the Candidatus Caldatribacterium sp. genome encodes:
- a CDS encoding PhoH family protein — MSAEVSIRDEEFRLTLGSIKEAQKLFGFLDVNVRVIESVFEVDVSIEGDTIVVRRRGKENLSLVERFLTELVDFLREGAEPTPEDLRRMATSFRETQKVWWRDEGTIFVTASHKPIRAKTPGQLQYVRAVRNSDITFCIGPAGTGKTYLAMAMACAALQKKEVGRIVLVRPAVEAGESLGYLPGDLKEKIEPYLRPLYDALYEMLSPERFQRYSERGIIEVAPLAYMRGRTLNDSFIVLDEAQNTTSEQMKMFLTRMGFGSKVVVTGDITQIDLPPGKRSGLIVVQEILRDIPGISFVYLSEKDVVRHHLVQKIILAYERFEANMARR; from the coding sequence TTGTCTGCGGAAGTATCGATTCGAGATGAGGAGTTCCGTCTGACCCTCGGGAGCATCAAGGAAGCCCAGAAGCTTTTCGGATTCCTTGATGTCAATGTGCGGGTGATTGAGAGCGTATTTGAGGTCGATGTGAGCATCGAGGGCGACACCATTGTCGTCCGGCGGAGGGGAAAGGAAAACCTCAGCCTTGTAGAGCGGTTCCTCACGGAGCTCGTGGATTTCCTCAGGGAAGGAGCAGAACCGACGCCTGAAGATTTGCGCCGAATGGCCACGAGCTTCCGGGAGACGCAGAAAGTCTGGTGGAGGGACGAAGGGACCATCTTCGTCACCGCTTCCCACAAGCCGATTCGGGCGAAAACCCCGGGTCAACTCCAGTACGTTCGGGCCGTTCGGAACTCCGACATCACCTTCTGCATAGGTCCTGCAGGAACGGGGAAGACGTACCTTGCCATGGCCATGGCCTGTGCGGCCCTCCAGAAAAAGGAGGTCGGTCGCATCGTTCTCGTGCGTCCTGCGGTGGAGGCAGGAGAAAGCCTTGGGTACCTTCCCGGAGACCTCAAGGAAAAAATCGAGCCGTACCTTCGGCCGTTGTACGACGCCCTGTACGAAATGCTCTCGCCTGAGCGGTTCCAGCGCTACTCAGAGCGCGGCATCATCGAGGTCGCGCCTTTGGCCTACATGCGAGGGAGAACGCTTAACGATTCCTTTATCGTCCTTGACGAGGCTCAGAACACAACCTCCGAGCAGATGAAGATGTTCCTCACCCGAATGGGTTTTGGGTCAAAGGTTGTGGTTACCGGAGATATCACCCAGATTGACTTGCCGCCGGGGAAGCGCTCCGGGCTCATAGTGGTTCAGGAAATCCTTCGAGATATCCCGGGAATCTCTTTCGTCTACCTTTCCGAGAAAGACGTTGTACGACACCATCTCGTGCAAAAGATCATCCTTGCCTATGAACGCTTCGAGGCGAATATGGCCAGGCGGTAA